One Dromiciops gliroides isolate mDroGli1 chromosome 3, mDroGli1.pri, whole genome shotgun sequence DNA segment encodes these proteins:
- the ZDHHC19 gene encoding palmitoyltransferase ZDHHC19 yields the protein MHPKRVAVPHRNVPHSWAQSSIFAAFNVVLLIIISGLFFSFPWLAQHGDWVSPTITGFLFVPTVVSLIVLNFSDPGILHRGSEWQCPLDIKVMWVNRRAFRLQWCQSCCYHRPPRTHHCSRCNICVEDFDHHCKWVNNCIGQRNFRCFMLLVFSLCLYTAALFSACLAFLIRTSHQPFSMDKAFAIVVAVPAAAFLLPLLLLLGLQVLFMSSAQRFYEVKYRYLQGYNPFDRGCATNWYLAFCAPVGPKYMAEAIRLQRVVGPDKVHMSRLCSPQWHAAPCPVPVPYSQSARVPCPYAISVPTLHSTGGVPSFHPTNMSRTHPTTVPGSHPVPVFAPQLFHMKPWRSGRAPLSGREAAPQREFQDVGVLPPLREAQRQTLGSHSPGASPCQGALLCQELSLSSFP from the exons ATGCACCCCAAGAGGGTAGCAGTGCCCCATAGGAATGTGCCTCACTCCTGGGCTCAATCTAGCATTTTTGCTGCCTTCAATGTTGTGCTGTTGATCATCATCAGTGGTCTGTTCTTCTCATTTCC GTGGCTGGCTCAGCATGGTGACTGGGTGTCTCCCACCATCACCGGGTTCCTCTTTGTTCCCACTGTGGTCAGTCTCATTGTTCTCAATTTCTCTGACCCTGGCATCCTCCACCGAG GCTCTGAGTGGCAGTGCCCACTGGACATCAAAGTGATGTGGGTGAACAGGAGAGCTTTCCGCCTGCAATGGTGTCAGAGCTGTTGCTACCATCGTCCTCCCCGGACCCACCACTGTTCTCGGTGCAACATCTGCGTGGAG GATTTTGATCACCATTGCAAGTGGGTCAACAACTGCATTGGCCAACGCAACTTCCGATGCTTCATGCTGCTGGTGTTCTCACTCTGCCTCTACACGGCAGCCCTGTTTTCTGCCTGCTTGGCCTTCTTGATCCGGACTTCCCACCAGCCTTTCTCGATGGATAAGGCTTTTGC TATTGTGGTGGCGGTCCCGGCTGCTGCCTTCCTGCTGCcgctactgctgctgctgggaCTTCAGGTTCTGTTTATGAGCTCAGCCCAGCGCTTCTATGAGGTCAAG TACCGTTACCTGCAGGGTTATAATCCCTTTGACCGGGGCTGTGCCACCAATTGGTATTTAGCCTTTTGTGCACCAGTGGGACCTAA GTACATGGCAGAAGCTATCCGGCTGCAGAGGGTGGTGGGGCCAGACAAGGTCCACATGTCCAGATTATGTTCCCCTCAGTGGCACGCTGCCCCTTGCCCCGTCCCTGTGCCCTACTCCCAGTCAGCCAGAGTGCCTTGTCCCTATGCCATCTCTGTGCCCACCCTTCATTCTACTGGTGGTGTGCCAAGCTTTCACCCTACCAACATGTCAAGAACCCACCCCACCACCGTGCCAGGCTCCCACCCTGTTCCTGTGTTTGCCCCCCAACTCTTTCACATGAAACCCTGGAGGTCAGGGAGAGCTCCGTTGTCGGGTCGGGAAGCAGCTCCTCAGCGAGAG TTTCAGGATGTGGGTGTTCTTCCTCCACTCAGAGAGGCCCAGAGACAAACTTTGGGGAGCCACTCACCTGGAGCCAGCCCTTGCCAAGGAGCTCTGCTATGCCAAGAACTCTCCCTAAGTTCTTTCCCTTGA